The Rhizoctonia solani chromosome 13, complete sequence nucleotide sequence TCGGTCTCGGTCTATGATTGACGTGGATCATACCACGGACGGACAAGCCGACCAGCGTTCGGCTCCGCTCGTATATAACCATAGTTTCCGTCCGTTTTCGCAACCCCCACCCCGATCTAGAAACTCGAACCATGTCTCTTTCCGCTGCTGCAATCTCCAAAAACTATGATGCTTTAGCCCAGTTAATCTCGTCCTGGGTCGAAGCCAATCCCCCCAACAAAGACAGAGAAGTAAGTGAAGAGTGCAAGGAACGAGCAGTCACGATCGCGCTTCGAACGCGTCCGTTTCTCAAGAGCGAGGGTGAAGGATTGTTGAGTGGTGTACATGCGAGGGGGAAGAATATGTGGGTGCATGTGCCTAGTTCCAAGGTACGCACCAGTACGTTGCATTTCGGTTATCCCACCTTCATAGCTTGTCCAGTGGAGTGGTCCAACAATTCAACACAAGCCGTTTGAGGGTGACTTTGCGTTTGGTCCTGAAAGTGCGAGTGAGGAGGTTTATGAGCGGTTGGTCGTCAGACCGGGTGTAAGTTCACAAACACGTCTACttaaaaaaaaggggggggggtgatTAACTTAGTCTTGGGGTAGATAATAGACACGGTGCTTGGAGGGGGAGTAGGATGTATCCTTGCGTAAGTAATCTCCAAACTCGATCAAGGCTGGTTTACAAGCTTGTTCAACTCAGATACGGACAAACCGGATCGGGCAAGGTGCGTGTACTGATCAAACTCCATCATCCCTGTTAAAATCAGCCCCTCTAACCCTCTGGTTAGACGTACACGATCTCGTCTCTGGAGGAGATTGTTTCACATGACATTTTCCCGGCCGCTGAATCCTATGCGTCCACTCATTTTGCCAACTTCCCTACTGCCCCAAGGGACGTGTTTGCGGTAGGGATCAGCATGTACGAGTTGCTCGGGAACAAGGTCACCGACTTATTGGATAGGGATAGCCCGGAGGTGGATATAGCCGAAGACAAGGTAAGTCCCATGTGAGCGGAAACATAAGGACTATACCTGAATCGAACAGTTTGGAGGCATCAAAGTATCAGCCAAAGTTATTCCTGTAACTGACGCAGAAGAATTGGCCAAGATGATTGCTACTGCCGTGTCTCATAGGCGAACCTCCACAACGCTGAAAAATGAAACGTCTTCTCGCTCGTATGATTTGTCTTTTTCATTGCGTCTGCCTGTTTTCTGACACGCATACAGGCACTGTGTTTTGAATATCATTGTCACGAATACTTTGGTCCCGCTGTAGAACCTGGGCGTTTGGTTTTGGTTGATTTGGCAGGCTCAGAGCGCGCGGCGGATAGGACGGCACATACTAAGGAGTTGATGAATGAGGTTAGTTCTTCGGGTATTCAATACATTCATCATGTTAATTTGGAACCCAGGCTCGACTAATAAACACCTCACTCATGGCCCTGAAAGATTGTGTCCGGGGTCGTGCATTAGTCGAAGCTGAGCGTTCGAAGAGGGGTGACGGTAACGCCGGATTTCAACATATACCATACAGGCGAGTCGTTGACTCTTAGTATGCTCTTGATTGCGATACTAAAGATGACATAGGGGCTCAAAGCTCACACTTGCGCTGAAGGTATTTTACCTCGTATACCCTTCTTGAAAAATATCTTGATAGTCAAAAAGCCTGTGTTCGACGTTGAAGCAACCCGCCATTCCAGGACAGTGATCATCGCGCATGTATCCCCGCATTTAGCTGATGCGTCACACTCCAGCGTATGTTCTTCGCTCTAAGCATTCTATTTGGTCCGCTCACCATTGTTGATGTAGAATACCCTAACATACATTGCTCCGTTCCACGTAACCGCGACTTCCCAATCGGCCGCTTCCTCCACAACGTCTCCAGCAACATGGTCAAACGAAGCTTTCCGCACCTGGGTGACTAAAACTTCCTCAAAAATTGATTCTGAGAAGCTTGTACCATTCGAATCGGGAAAACAAATGTGCGAATTAGAGGAGAGTGTGTTCATACAACGGTGTTTGGACTCCCAAAACGATGGGCTAGACAAACCGTTGACAGAAGCTGGTGCAAAAGCGTTTTATGATAAACTATGGGGAATGGTGGGTAAGTATTTTTCTCCGGTCATAGAAGTGGGATGTATACCGATTATCGAGATAGTTGAGGCAAAGCGAAATTCACGGCCCGAGGAGCTTCGGACTTTGATGTATAATCCCCCTTCGACCTGGTCGCATTTTCAAGTTAGAGATTACATAGAGAAAGAACTTCCTTCGGTTGACCTTGATAAGCTAATGCCTACTATGGCGCCTAACCCGAGGAGGGGAAAGGATTTCATCAACGGCATGGGTGAGTGCCAGATGTTTTTCTTCCCTAAAGGACGCCCCTAACTGTTATGCATAGGAGAGGCAGAGTTTATCCTCACTGTGACTTCTTCGAACAAAGACGGCGAGGCTGTGAGTATAGAACATGCAAAGGGCCTTCACACTAAACTATGGAAAATCGAAAGTGAGTCCcctaaatgactcactggtAGTATTGGCTCTAATAGTTTGACTGAATTTCCTGAAGACGATACTTGGAACGCGTCTCGTACCGAGGCTTTAACTCAACGGGATCCTAACGGAGGAAATGGTGCATATGATGCATTCAACGAGGAGCGGCTAAATGACCCCGCCATATATGCACTTGTTTACGGGAGtcaaccccccccccctagCTAGAAGATTTTAGAGCATAATATAAACGTAGATTATAACTCAACTACGATCGCGCGAACCATAGTAATATAGCACTTCGTCTAGTTTCAAGAAACTATGTTACTAAAATAGTAGCTTCACGTTTCTGCTATAAGCAATTAATGAAGTTCGTCTGTTGCTCTTTTGTTGTGTGTATTCCTATCATTTTGTTATCAGAATGATCTACTAGGTTCTGTGCATGGAAAGACTTCTGTAGCTACAGCTAGATTAAATGTGGACCTGGCGCTTGGCCGATGAGCTGAGGTCAGCAGGCTCGCTGAACCTGTGCTTACTTGCGCCCCTTGACCATATGGGCTCTGTTCTTCTAGTAGGTAGCTTGACCTCGGCAACTAATGATGTGTGCGGATTATGTCTTTCGAACGGTTAGATCTAGCCTATATCTGAAATCTCTAAGCTTTGTCTTCTGATATTGACACCGCCTAACTTCGATCCGGACTTTTCGTTCCTGAGCTAGAATATGTTACCCGCCTAGAGAGATGTGTTCTGTACTTCAACTTAGCGCCTTTGTCTATAACACGTCTGTGAAATTTGCTTTGGCCTTCCATACCTGTTGTGCGTGGTGCTTCCCCGATACTTGCACGGTGATTCTAACACCTAGCCAGGGTAATCGTGTATAAATACTTGCCATCCACGTAATGTAAACCTGCTGCCTTCCACCAATTGGCCAAGAACACGATATGTCTCTATCCATCACTGCTATCGAGAAAAACCATATCATTTTGTCCAAGCTCATCAGGACCTGGCTCAATGACAACCCTCCTTTTGATTCTGTGCCTGAAGTTACGAGCAGGGCTGAAAAAAATGCTGAAGAACCCAAACAAGTTGTCACAGTTGCATTACGTACCCGCCCATTTCTTGAGAACGAAGGTGGCGGAAACGGAAAAGAGCTCTTGCCTGGTGTACACGCTCGAGGCCAAAGGATGTTTGTTCACGTTCCTTCATCAAAGGTACTTACTTCACATAAATGTTCCGAGTGTACCTGGTTCTATAACTGCACACAGTGGAACGGTCCAACAATCCAGCACAAGCCTTTTGACAGCGACCTGGCCTTTGGGCCGGAGAGTGGTAGCGAACAAGTATATGAATCACTAGTAGCGAATCCTGGTGTGAGTGGGCGCATATGATTCACATTATCCTTTCTGAGGATACTGGCTTTCCATAGCTCTTAGAAACAGTTCTGGGTGGCGGAGTTGGATGTATTCTTGCGTGAGTAGTACTGCGCTCAAACATGAAGGAGAAAATATTCATTCATCATCCAGGTACGGTCAGGTGAGCACGAGGAACCCCAAGGTAtaatggtataatttagCTTTGATGCCAATTAAATAATCCTAAGACCGGATCCGGCAAGGTGGCTCACTCTCTTGCACAGTATATACTTCGCCGCTTGACGCCAGAAATTCTCTAACCACAGACATATACCATATCATCACTCGAAGAGATTATCTCTCGCAGCATTTTTACAAGAGCACAATCTTATGCATCTTCACGTTTTCCGAACTCCCACATCCCTCCTCAGGATGTGTTCACGGTCGGCATCAGCCTATACGAACTCCTCGGAAACAAGGCGACAGACCTACTCAGTCGAGGCGAAGTTGGAGACGGGGCGACTGTTGATATTGCTGAGGACAAGGTGGGTTGGTTAAATAATCATCCTGGGTAGTATACGAGTGGAGAACCGTTGGAGGACAGTTTGGAGAAATACGCGTGTCGGCCAAAATCATACCTGTGACAAGCCCAGAACAATTGGCTGGAATAGTTGCCACTGCCGCGTCCCACCGACGCACTTCCGCTACCCTCAAGAACGAGACTTCATCCCGGTCGTACGTTCAATGTTTTACTTTATCACCCCTAACTCTCTAAGACTATATTAGACACTGCATATTGAATATAATCATTTCAAACAATCTCGTACCATCTTCAGAGCCTGGACGCTTGATGATGGTGGATTTAGCCGGCTCAGAGCGCGCAGCAGATAGATCTGCTCATACAAAGGACAGGATGGAAGAAGTGAGTACCTATGTGATTAGCTATTTTCAAGACCAAGCTGATTTCTCTCAAGGCTCGATTGATCAACACCTCCCTCATGGCTCTGAAAGACTGTGTAAGGGGCCGTGCGTTAGTTGAGGTGGAGCGCTTGAAGAAAGGTGATGGAAAGGTCGGATTTCAGCATATACCCTATAGGTAAGTGAATTAAGATCCTTTTGATATGGTACTAAGCTTGGTCCAGGAGCTCGAAATTGACACTAGCACTGAAGGTATGTCGTCATACCTGTATACGGCGACATCAGATAGagtttgatttgttgtacaGCCCGTGTTCGATGTTGAAGCTACACGCCATTGCAAAATGGTGGTCATTGCACACGTTTCCCCTCACCTGGCTGATGCCTCACACTCTAGTGTATGTATTTTCTTCTGGGCGATTGCTTTTCTAGCTACTCAAGAGTATCCTATCCCTTTAGAACACTCTCACATATGTTTCACCGTTCCGCGTTACTACTGTGTCGACGCCACAAATTACCAACTCTGAAGCATCTCCAATCACATGGTCAAACAATGACTTCCGTACGTGGGTGGAAAAGACATCCTCCAAGATTAATGCTGTCAAATTGGCTCCCTTCGAGTCTGGAAAGCAAATGTGCGAGCTGGAGGAACAAATGTTTATACAGCGTTGCTTGGAATCGCAGAAAGATGAGCTGGTGGGAACGAGCAAGGCACTTACTGAAAAAGGTGCCAAAGCATTTTATGATAAGTTATGGGGGATGATCGGTGAGCAATTCTGATGTATTCCGGAGCAAGTCTGATAATACCTCATGCTTAGTCGTGGCTAAGCAAAACGCTCGACCCGAGGAGCTCCGCACATTGGCGTACAATCCTCCCTCCATGTGGTCACACTTTCAAGTTAGAGACTATATTGAGAAGGAGCTACCTTCGGTCGATCTCGGAAAACTCGTGCCAACTCTAGTCCCTAACCCTCGTCGTGGGAGGGACTTTATTCAAGACATGGGTATGTTTCAAGAATCTGTGATACCTGCTGTCTTATTCTGCATGTAGGTGAGGCTGAGTTTATCCTCACTATGACCTCTTCGAATAAAGAAGGAGAAACTATTGCCGTACAAGAAGCAAAGGCACTCCACACCAAGTTATGGAAGATTGAAAGTAAGTATTATGCTGAGCTCCTTTTTATAATAGACTCAAACAATTGAAGACGATACATGGAATGCAACTCGCGCGACAACCCTTACACAACGACAGGATCCAAATGCGGGCACGGGAATGGACGATATATTCCAATTTCTGGACGGACAGCTCGATAACCCTATGGTGTATGGCCCGGGCGCTAGCGGCAAAGCTGACAATACGATCCCGCCTAGTACTACTTCTCTCTTATTTATGGACAATACACCAGAGGGCATAGCAAGGCGCGATGAGCATATACGGCGATCTCAAGCACAATTCGAAGCCCAGAAGGCGATGCTAGAGCGTGAGAAGGCTATACTTGAGCAATGGAGAAAAGAACACACCGAAGGCGATAATTAAACATATAACGGCCGGCCGGTGTGTTCTACCGGTAACCCGACCCAATTTTAATTTAGATTTTCTACTATCACTGTCCAGTATTCTTGACGAGACCGAGGAGGTTCATGGGGCCTGAAATCATTACATGTAATGCCGTAGTAAACGTGTATATATTACTACACGTCTGCAACTGAAATTTGAATAAGGAGGCTGATTCGCGGTATTTAGACTAAAGTTTTATGCGCCGGCAGCCAGTAATGCCTAAGCTGTGTATGTCGGCACATAATCAATGTTGCCAAGCTTGTGAGGTCGTGGAACTCCTCATTGGCTAGGTATAAGAGCATGAAGGCTTGTGCTCGATATTTGTGTCCCTCGACTCCCCAGCAAAATGGTGTGGCCACTTTCTCTTGCGCTTCTGACCGCGACAGCCCAAATCAGTATTGCCTACCACCCTCCAGTAAAGATAAACCTATCGAGTCGTACAAAATACGATCGTTTAGTTGGGCGGGCTTTACCGAAGACGACCGTTCCGCTAGAGAACTACTTTAACGGGACTGATCTGCAGTACGTATATGCGTATTTTACCGTCACCTTAATGGACGAAACCAATAACAATACTTCTTGAAAAGGTGGCATGGGGAGGTACAAGTAGGGACCCCTCCGCAAATTTTCAGCGTTGTTTTCGATACCGGAAGCCTCGATGCTGTAATCCCAGGTAAGAGTTTATAAAGCTCTCACTACCAAAATGATCATGAATTGCTCTGACGTATTCTGAAATTAGACCATTCATGCAATTCCTGCCTAGGACATAGAACTTTCAGCCGCAATCTTTCCTCTACATTTAATGACTATAACGAATCCTTCTACGCTGAGTTTGCCACCGGCGTGGGCGTAGACCCCAGCGTGAGACATATTTTGTGCAGCATTCCGAAACAATAAACCAACATCCGTTTAATGCCGAACAAGATTTCCGAATGGCTTATTTATGCGGCCGCTCAGGATGTAGTCTCGGTTGCTGGCTTGCCTGCGGTAACCCTAGATATGTATCTGATTACCGACGAGAGCGCAGGATTTTGGGCCGCCCCGTTTGATGGAATTTTTGGTATGTCGATGATTACGCTCGTTTAATTCATATGAACATGTCCTCTAGGTATGGGCTATAAGGCTCGAGGGTCATTTTTCCAAACGCTGGTACAACAAGGGTTAGATCGTAAGCCAAGTCAAATTTACCACATGCATGGCATATATAATTATCGCTAATGTAACAAAAGCTGTCATGGGCTTCTGGCTAACGCCATTATCAATGGGGCAAGCAGAAATGACCCTTGGAGGTGTGGATGAATCAAAGATTCAGGGAAAGAGAGTCGACTACATACCTATTCCCGGTGGGGCTTATGTAGGCTCTCAGCTTACCTTACTACCTGATTCATGCTAACTCAAACAAAGGGCTTTTGGCAATTAGAATCGAGTCAATTTGCGGTCAATGGAAACACTAACCATGTGCTGAAACGGATTCGCCAAGTCTACTTCGATTCGGGGACGGCCAACGTAGGCTAGATTCCTTGAAACGACGTATATTGACTCACCCATCTTTGGTTATAACATTAGCTTCAGTTCCCGAAGGATACTACGGAAGCACTATATGCGTTAATTTCTCCCAAGATTAAGCCAGTTGGGACGAATGGCGCGTATGGTCTACCATGCTCCGAAGTTTCATCGATCCAAGCCCGGATAGATTTCACCTTTAATGACCAGAACGGAAAGGTACGTGTTTAACAACTTGTTCATCCTGCTCCCAGGTCTGAATACTAAGTTTTTCGCCAGCCTATTATCCTTTCCGTGCCTCCACAAGAACTGAGTGTTGGCCCGTTCACAGACAACGAGAGGATGTGTCAGACGCTCATAAACGCAGGCTACGACCAGAACTTCGTTGGGGGGAGTTTGCTCAAGCACTACTACAGCATTTGGGATCAGGGTAATGCACGTATGGGTTTCGCGTCATGAGAATAGTTTAAAATAAGACTGTTTGTTCGATTCCGAGCCTCGACTCATGTGATGC carries:
- a CDS encoding kinesin motor domain protein; amino-acid sequence: MSLSAAAISKNYDALAQLISSWVEANPPNKDREVSEECKERAVTIALRTRPFLKSEGEGLLSGVHARGKNMWVHVPSSKWSGPTIQHKPFEGDFAFGPESASEEVYERLVVRPGIIDTVLGGGVGCILAYGQTGSGKTYTISSLEEIVSHDIFPAAESYASTHFANFPTAPRDVFAVGISMYELLGNKVTDLLDRDSPEVDIAEDKFGGIKVSAKVIPVTDAEELAKMIATAVSHRRTSTTLKNETSSRSYDLSFSLQPGRLVLVDLAGSERAADRTAHTKELMNEARLINTSLMALKDCVRGRALVEAERSKRGDVKKPVFDVEATRHSRTVIIAHVSPHLADASHSSNTLTYIAPFHVTATSQSAASSTTSPATWSNEAFRTWVTKTSSKIDSEKLVPFESGKQMCELEESVFIQRCLDSQNDGLDKPLTEAGAKAFYDKLWGMVVEAKRNSRPEELRTLMYNPPSTWSHFQVRDYIEKELPSVDLDKLMPTMAPNPRRGKDFINGMGEAEFILTVTSSNKDGEAVSIEHAKGLHTKLWKIENDTWNASRTEALTQRDPNGGNGAYDAFNEERLNDPAIYALVYGSQPPPPS
- a CDS encoding kinesin motor domain protein, yielding MSLSITAIEKNHIILSKLIRTWLNDNPPFDSVPEVTSRAEKNAEEPKQVVTVALRTRPFLENEGGGNGKELLPGVHARGQRMFVHVPSSKWNGPTIQHKPFDSDLAFGPESGSEQVYESLVANPGLLETVLGGGVGCILAYGQDVFTVGISLYELLGNKATDLLSRGEVGDGATVDIAEDKFGEIRVSAKIIPVTSPEQLAGIVATAASHRRTSATLKNETSSRSHCILNIIISNNLVPSSEPGRLMMVDLAGSERAADRSAHTKDRMEEARLINTSLMALKDCVRGRALVEVERLKKGDGKVGFQHIPYRSSKLTLALKPVFDVEATRHCKMVVIAHVSPHLADASHSSNTLTYVSPFRVTTVSTPQITNSEASPITWSNNDFRTWVEKTSSKINAVKLAPFESGKQMCELEEQMFIQRCLESQKDELVGTSKALTEKGAKAFYDKLWGMIVVAKQNARPEELRTLAYNPPSMWSHFQVRDYIEKELPSVDLGKLVPTLVPNPRRGRDFIQDMGEAEFILTMTSSNKEGETIAVQEAKALHTKLWKIENDTWNATRATTLTQRQDPNAGTGMDDIFQFLDGQLDNPMVYGPGASGKADNTIPPSTTSLLFMDNTPEGIARRDEHIRRSQAQFEAQKAMLEREKAILEQWRKEHTEGDN
- a CDS encoding aspartyl protease — its product is MVWPLSLALLTATAQISIAYHPPVKINLSSRTKYDRLVGRALPKTTVPLENYFNGTDLQWHGEVQVGTPPQIFSVVFDTGSLDAVIPDHSCNSCLGHRTFSRNLSSTFNDYNESFYAEFATGVGVDPSISEWLIYAAAQDVVSVAGLPAVTLDMYLITDESAGFWAAPFDGIFGMGYKARGSFFQTLVQQGLDPVMGFWLTPLSMGQAEMTLGGVDESKIQGKRVDYIPIPGGAYGFWQLESSQFAVNGNTNHVLKRIRQVYFDSGTANLQFPKDTTEALYALISPKIKPVGTNGAYGLPCSEVSSIQARIDFTFNDQNGKPIILSVPPQELSVGPFTDNERMCQTLINAGYDQNFVGGSLLKHYYSIWDQGNARMGFAS